DNA from Planctomycetia bacterium:
CCCACAGGCCGTGCAAGAATCCGGCGCCCCACGTGATATGCAAAATGGCAAAGATGAGCGGCAGAAGCGGCAAGTCCAACCAGCGATTTCGCGACGCCGTAACCAATGACGCGGCAATGCTTGCCGCGGCGTAGAGGGCAATGGTTCCCGCCAGCGCCCAGCGGGCAGTCTGGGAAAAAGTCGAGGCCACTGCCAGCGCCGCCAGCCAGGCCACGAAGCCCGCCGCGATCAATTGGCGGAAGGCCATCTGGCGCGGATGTTTCTGCAAGACGCGCACTTTCCAATATCCATATTGGTAGTATTGCCGCGCGAGTTTGCGCAACGTGCCGCGGCTGTAGTAGGTCGAACGCACGGCGGGACTCAACAGCAAGCGACCGCCGTACTCCCGTACTCGCGCGTTGAACTCCGCGTCCTGGCTGCGAATCATTTCTTCGTCAAACAGGCCGACCTGTTCGAAGAGCGTTCGTGGATAAGCCGGGAAGGGAATCGTGCCGGCCCATATTTCGCGATCTTTCACGGTGCGGAATGAGTTTCCGCCCACACCGAATGGGGAACTGACCGCCGCTGCGATCGCCCGCGCCACCCAGGTATTCCCCACGGTTTCGACGGGGCCGCCGACGCCGGCACATTCGCGCGTGCTCAACAACTCAACGCAAGTACGCACGTAGTCGGAGGCGATTTCGCAATGTCCGTCGACGCGCACGATGATCTCGCCGCGCGCGGCACGAATCGCGGCGTTCATTCCCGTCGGCGCGATGCGTGCCGGGTTGTCGACGATCCGGACGTTGCGCCCGGCGGCGCACGCCAAGGCAAGCTCGCGCGTATCGTCCGTCGACAGGCCGTCCGCCAAGATGATTTCGTAGCGGTCCGGCGGATAGTCTTGCGCCAGCACGGCGCCCAGACTGCGATGAATGAACCCGGATTCATTCCGCACCGGCATCGCCACGGTGACGAACGGCAGTAGCGACGCCAGCGCGATGTCATCCTCCGGCGCAGGCGTGCCGCCGGCCGATCGAGCGTCGAGTTCCGCTGCAGCGTCCGAAGTCATGGCAACAAACTCACGACGGACTTTAGTTTTCCGCTGGCAGTGCGCGGCACACGCGCGACGGACTCGAAACGGACCTGCACCGGTCCGACGAACTCGCGCAAGTAACCGGCGATCTGCTGCTCGTGCTCGGGTCGAAAGCCTTCGGCGGGCACATAACGCACCAAAAAGCGATCCAGCGTCTCTTGCACGATCTGCGATTCGCGGATCGGAATGTCGACTTTGAATACAGGGTCCAGTCGACCGATCCGCGCACCTGTGGTCGTGATGACGATATCGTCGGTCCGTCCTTCAATTTCGCCCAGCAGCGGCAAGGTTCTGCCGCAGTCGCAGCCTTCAGTGGAACTGGCGAGACGGCCGAAGTCTCCGACGCTATAGCGTACGAGCGGCATTTCTTGTTTCAGCAACGAAGTTGCGACCAACTCTCCGCGCCCGGACGGAGCGATATTGCCGTCGGCGTCGCGCACCTCCAGAATCCCGGCGTCGGGCCAAAGATGCATGTTGCCGGCCTCGCATTCGGAGGCCCCCGCGGCGTATTCCGATAGCCCATACGTGTTGCGCACAGGACAACCGAAGGCTCGCCCGATCACGTCGCGTTGCTGCGGCGATAGTGGCTCGGCATTGGTTACGACGACTTTGAGATGCACGTCATTGCGGCCGCGCTGGAGCGCTTCGATCGCTAGTTCGTTCAACGCGGATGGGTAACCGAGTAAATACTTGACTTGATACTTGAGTAAGGCGTCGAGATAGCACGAGACGCGTTCGGGCGACAAATGATACGTCGACAGATAGAGTTGCCGCATCACGGCGTTCCACACCCAGTAGGGCGGTCGCGCTTCTCGCACCGGCTTGATGATTTTTCCGCCGAGAATTGCCCAACGATCGTGACCCGAAACGCCATACCAGCGCCGGCAGCGCGCCTCGAACAAGGCATACCATGCGCGCTGCGTGCGCCGGGAATGCCAAAGCTTCAGCGGAGTTCCCGTCGAACCGCTGGTCTGGATCTGCGTCAGTTTGCGGGGATCGACGCCTGCCGCCAGGTAGAGCGCAGCTTCTTTGCGTAACGATTCCTTTTCGAGCACCGGCCAGTTGCGCAGATCGCGCCAACTTCCATCAGCGAGGCCGTTTCTTTCGACCCACCAATTGCGGTAGGGCGTCGTCACCTGCGCCGCAATTTCGAGGACGGTCGACAACCGCTCCGCCTGCCAGTCCTGCCACTGCGTAGCCGTCCACCGATCCCGCTCGAGCGCTTGTTGGACGAGGGATTCCGTCTCCCGACCGAATCGCTCGCGGCGCAATTGCCACCCACGCAGCGACGCCATCAATGGTCGCAAGGGCGGCGCCGCGTCGTACAGGGCGCTCAGCAAACCTGGCATTAGGCACGGCTCCGGGCAATACAGGCGTCGAGCAATTCCATCCAGCGATCGAGTACCCGGCTCCAATCGCAGGACTCGGCCTTGCGCCGACCTTGTTCCGAGATGCGGGTCGCGAGTTCCGGCGACGACAATACGGCCGTGACGGCGTCGGCCATTGCGATGGCGTCATCCGGAGGCACGAGCATGCTATCCTGGCCGTGCTCCAGCAAATGCGGTAAGCCGCCCACATTGGTGCTGATCACGCAAAGTCCGCAGGCCATTGCCTCCAAGACGCTAACCGGCGTGTTGTCGACGTTCGCTGTATTCAAAAAGATGTCGCCGGACGCCAGCGCCTGGGGCACTTCTTGTTTCGCGACCTTCGGCAGAATGCGACACTGTTTTTCCACGCCCAGACGCGCGATTTCGGCATGCGTGGCAGCCAGCGTACCGTCTCCCTTGTCCATGCCGACCATAGTCAGCTGGCAATCGGGATACAGTTCGAGAACCTTCGCCAGCACGCGCGGCGCGAGCATCGGATTGTAGATGCCGGCAAAGGCGCGTAACCAAATTAAATTCGGCGCCGGCGCGTTGCGCTGTTGAAAGGGATAGCGCGCGCAGTCGATCGGATTGGGAATCTCGAGGATATCCGGTCGCAGCGAGGCCAGTTCGCAGCGGAGGTAACTCGATGGCGAAGTGACCGCCGCAGCGCCCGTTAAGATTCGTGCCACGCGGCGCGGATGTCTCGCGGCAAAGCGAGGCAGGTCTCCACCCCGGAGCGCGAGTACGTAGGGTTTGCGCAGGCGTCGCAGCAGCGCGCAAACCGCCTCCGCGAACCGGAAAGCCTGGCCGCTGAACACGTCCACGACGGCGACTTCGTACTGCCTTCGCCGCGACCACGTGGCGTGCAGCATTTCGTAAAGCCGCACCGCCTTGTTCGGTGCGCCCGACGCCGTGTGAACTCGGACGCCGCGTTGGCGCAGCCTTTCGGCGAGGTCTTCGCCCACGGCGCGCGAAGCGCCAGTGGCGCCCAAGTGGTTACCGACGATGAGCAGTTCGTTCAACCGGTCGCTCCGCGGCGAATATGAGCCCGATCATGAAGGCCGGCGCCACGATGCGCATGGCGTTTGACAACATGCAGAGCAGTCCGAACGAGGCCGTGGCAATGAAGAGCCCGCGCATTTTGACGTCACGCATGCTCGCGATGCGCCGCCAGATACCGGTGCACAGGATGATCAACGCGCCGAGCCCAAGTATGCCGTGCTCGGCGAGAGTCCGCGTAATTTCGCTGTGCGCGGCGATAGCTTGGAAGGTGATGCCGCGATTCGCGATGGCCATGCCGGGGCCCACGCCCAGGAAGGGATGACGCTGAAATACGTCCAAATCCGATTTCATTAGCATGTCGCGTCCCGTGACGTTCGTATCGGAGAAGCGGGCTTCGAGCGCTCCTCCGGTAAAACTGTTTAGCAGCGGAAACACCACGAATGTGCCGACGACATAGAGCACGATTCCGGTCAAAACATAGGCATTGCGCAGCCGGGCTGACTTCGCGGTAGAAATCACGGCCGCCAGCACCGAAAGTCCGCTCATGTAGAGGCCGCTGCGGGAGAACGTGAGCGCCGATTGGGCGCTGAACAATACCGCCGCAACCAACCAGAACGTGCGCTGCAGGTGGTTCCGCGCGTCGGAGAGTAGCAGCGCCGTGAGCGCCGTGAGAATAATGCCGACGCTGAATACGGCGGTTACCTGGTTAGCGCCAAAGCCCCCCGCCATCAGCGGATTGGACTCTGTGCCAAAGGTCAATTCCTTGGCCGTGGCGATGCCGAAGACAACGACTGTCGATACGGAAAAAATCGGCAGGATCGCGGCGCGCGCGATCCGATGCAGCGCCGCGGCATCGAGCCGTAGTCGGGAACAAAACGCCGCGCAGACCGCCAGCGAAAGCGGTCCTGACAGGTTAAAACTCGTTTGTTTTCGGGCGAAGGTAAAGTCCGAAGCCGTCCAGGTAAAGATGCACGACGGCAACAGCAGTAGGAAGTACCAGGTCGACACGAGCGTCGGGCGAACGGGCCGCCAGCGTTGGCAGCCCAAGAGCAAGATGAGGACGACGGCATACTTGCCGAACTCCCAGAAAGCGAAGGCCTTGGTCATCCGCCACAGGACCTCGGCGCCCATGATGTAGGCCGCGAACGCCGCGATCTTCTCGGGCTGCCGCTGAGTCCGCGCCCAGTTTACGCCCACCAACAAAGTGCCCCAGGCATAGATGGTCGAAATCGCCGAGCTCTGCTTGCACATCAAGCCCAACAGCACGTGCAGGCCGACCAACAGCAAATAGCGTTGCAAGTCGAATGCCGCGGCGACGGGCGCAGCGGACGCGCCCCGAACCATGGGCGGGGCGAATTGCCCGGTCTGGGAACCGGCATCGAGCGTATTGCCCCAGGAACTCAAGTCATCGACGCCTGATGCATTTGAAAAAGGAAACGGCAACGCGACGCTGCGCAATCGGCTTGATTGCGAAAGTTGGGACGCCGATCGAAGGGATCGACAATCACTACGATGCACATGCGACGTGACTCATTTGCAAGACTTCGGCCACTTTGTTGACATGCGCGAGGTACCCAAATTGTTCCGCGGAGCGCTGTGCGGCGAGCGACTCGCGGCGCCAGCGCTCCGGATCACGGAAGTAAGCGTTGAGCGCGTCGACATAAGCGTCGACCCGCCTACCCTCGACGGCGGTGCCGCAATTCAACCTGCGCAGCTCACCGGGAATCGACCCGACGGCGGCCGCGATCGGCACGACGCCGTGCGCCATGCCTTCGCTCAGCACCTTCGGCCAGCCTTCGCTGAACGACGGCAGCAGCATCAAGTGCGCCGCGGAATACAGGGAATTCAGCGCCGCGCGAGGCAACAGTCCGTGCAGGCGGTACTCGCGTGTTCTGCCGCACGCCGCGATGAGCGCTTCACACGCTCCGCGACTAGGGCCGTCGCCGACCAAGTCGAGTTGCACTGCCTGCCCGCGCGCTCGCAACGCTTCGGCAATTTCGATACATCGCAGTGCGCCTTTTTCTTCTTCCAGCCGGCCGACAAAGAGCACGTGAATGGTTCCCGTCAGCGACTTGTGTTGCGCCGCTGCGCGCCCTTCGGTCAATTCTTCGACTGTCAAACAAGGATTCAAGAACGTGCGAACATGACTGGGCAGTTCCGGCCATTCGCCATTGACGGTGACGCCTCCGCCCGCCCAACCGTTGCGCAGCAGCCAGCGTTGCAGCCGGTAGGAAATCGGCTCGCCGGCGCCGGGGGCCCAATTGCCGGCGTACTTCAGCCAGCGGCGTTGAGGCCGCTTCGACATGCAGAGGCAGAGCAAGGCCAACAGGCTGACAAAGGCGGGGCACCTGACATGCACCGCGTCCGCGCGGCGCAATTCGACGACCAAGGTCCAAACATATCGCGGCAGCAAGAACAAATAACCGAGTTTCGCGAACAGCGTCCGGCCGCCGGCCGCCGGCAGCAACCGCAAATGGATGTTCTCGGCTCGGTAGGGGGCGGCCACGCGCGGAGCAGCAGCGTCTCTTAAAGTCGCAATATGCACGACTTCGTCGAACAACGCCGCGAGATGATCGATTTCGCGCAACGTCGGCGCAAAGCCCACGATACCGTCGGCGGTGCGAAAATGCTCCGTGTGCGAAACGATCAGCAGTCTCACTTATTCACCGCCTGCTGGTCGATCGGAGATCGGTTGTGCACTTCGCGTGACACCGGGGCTACGTCGCGGAAAAGTCGATCGTACTGCGCCACGCGACTCGACCAGGTGAATTCACGGCGCGCGCGATCGAGCGCCGCCTTGCCAGCGGCGTTCCGCAACTCGCGATCAGCCAGCAACCGTATGATCGCATCGGCCGTGGCATCGGGATCTTCTTGAGGCACGGTGAACCCCGTTTCGCCGTCCACCACGGCTTCCGCCAGCCCGGAGCCGCGTGAAACCACGGCCGGCTTGCCGCACAAAGCCGCTTCGATCGCCACGATTCCAAAGCCTTCGCAATCTCCGCTCGCCGTATTCCGACTGGTGAGCACGAACACGTCGCAAGCGTTGAACCAAGCGCGCAACTGAGCTGCGCTTAATCGCCCCAGGAAATATACGTGCTCCTCAACGCCCAACGATTTGGCCAACTCTTGGAGTTGCGGCCGGAGCGTCGGAATCCCCGCGAGCCCATAATGCGCGTTGGGGAATTGTGTCAAAACGCGCGGCATGGCGCGAATCACCAGGTCCTGCGCCTTGCGTAGGCTGACGTGGCCGACGGTCAGCAGCAGTTGCTCCACATCGGCCCCCAACTGTCGCCGACAAGCATCGCCCTCAGCCGGAGGCGTAACGAAGTACGCTTCATCGTCGGCGCCATTCAAGATCACCTCGGTCGCATCGCGAGCGACGCCCAACTGCAGCGCCAGTTCGCGGGTAAACTCGCTCACGCACACGACGCGCTGCGTCGAACTCAAGGCGCGGCGCGTCAGCCAGCGTTTCCAGCCTCGCGGCAGGTTGAATTCCGAGCCGTGCCCAATCGCGACCCACGGAATGTCCAGCCCCATTTGCGCCGCCACGAGCCAAAGCGATTTCAGCCCCGACGCCACGATCAAGTCGGGCGAAAACTCGGCGAGTTGGCGACGTAAGATATCGGTGCGCGACCACAATGCCTGTACGAATCGCTGACCGGACGGCAAGCGAATCACCTCGAACGGCTGCGCGGAGTTCCAATCGTCGATTTCGGCGTCGCTCACATAGTCTTGGCAGGTGACGACGCGCACCGTCCAATCGAGGCGCGTCAGATGCCGGGCCAGTTGCCAAGCGTGCGTGCCGATCCCGCCAGGTCCGGGCGGAAATTCCGTCGAGCAGATGAGTATTCGTGTCATGTTGTGGGCGGACACTCGTCAATACGAAGTGCGCGCCTGAATTGCCGGTCGCAGCAGAGCTCCGCTGTTCGCCCGATCCGATGCATCAAATTGCAAGCGTTTCCAAGACATCGATTCTCTGCGTGGCCAAGCGCTGCGTCACGCGCCGAGTTCCAACGTTTCCTGCAGCTCCGGCAAAGTTGGGATGTCCGGGAACCTTTGGCACATTGCCGAGGCCTCGTCGCGTCGCTTTCGGAACGCGCGCAAAGTGCCCGGTAGATTCACGGCACTGATGAAGGCCTTCGCCGCTTTACGCCCGATCGAACCGCGGACGCTGAACGTGCCGAGAACCCGGATCCAGCCTGACTCGCGTCGTTGGCGTGGCGTAAAATACCGTGCTCCCAAGTAGAACTCCGTCGCGCTGGGCAATTGCCGTACCCACAAACTCTGTCGGCTAGCCGCGTACGTCTGCACGCGCGCCTTGTGTTTGCGCAAGCCGCCCGATGGTGCGTGATGGTGCAGCACGCTGATGGTTGGATTGAGCACCATGACGGCGCCGGTCAAATAAATGCGCGTACCTAAGTCGCCGTCCGCGCGCTGGCCTCGCTCGTAAGCGAGATCGAACAGCCCGGAAGTTCTCAAGACTTCGCGCCGTAGCATCGAGTTGTTGGTGGGAAACACGTCGCTCAAGCGAATCTGGCGGAAGTTCTCCGGCAGCGGGCCGGCGCCGACCTCGTCCGCCACGCCCGACGATACGTCGGCGCTCCAACGTTCGATGGAGGTGAGATGTCGGGCGATCAACGAATCTTCCACTTCGTCATCGTCGTCCAAGAACAGCAGGAAATCCCCGGTGGACTCTCGGATTGCCCAGTTTCGCGACGAACACTGTCCCGGTCGGTCCTGGAAGTGAACGGTCAGCGGCAGATCGCCGAACTCCTCGTACATTCCAGGCTCGCGACGATCCTCAGCTGTTTGATCGACGACGATGATTTCGTGGGGCGGGACCGACTGCGTCCGTAGTTGTTTCAGCAATACTCGCAGATAGGGATAGCGATCGACCGTCGGCACGATGACGGAGACACGCGCGTCGTCGGGGCGCCGCAGGTGCGCGGAGTTCTCCGGCACGTGAAGTGCGCCAGGTTGCGCCTGGGAACGTATTCCGCGCAATCGTCGATAGAGACGCACTGCGGCGACGGGACTCAGTTCGCCGGTCAAGCTCGCACGCAGCAAGGCCCACCGCGTCCACTTCGCGCCAAAGCGGTTCAGGATGAACAAAAAAGCGTCGTCGGCCGCGATGTACGGCGATGGCGCACGTGCGTTGTCGTCGACCAGCCACGGCAGATGCCTGGTAAACGCGCCCGCCGTGAGGCAGCGATGGCCGAAGTCCAATGCGGCGGCATCCAGCGAGGCAAAACGTTCGTCAAGTGCGCCGAGTTTCCGGATCACATCGCAGCGCAGCAGACAAGCGCGGAGCGATACTCGCCAGGAGGTCGCCTCGAGATGCGCGTCGGGATCGCGATTCAACGTCCACGTGGGATGTACAAAGTCGATGCTGGCCGGCAAGCCGCCCATCCCAAGGCGCAGGCCGGCATGCCACACATCACCTGGGCGCCGCCACGCGCGTAATACGCTCTCCTCCAGCGGGGGGCGCTGGTCGGCGCACCAACAGAGAACTCCTTCCACATCGGCGTTGTCCGCGGCGGCACGCAACGACTGATTCATCGATGCCGAATCGCCGCCACCGGAATAAACTTTTCCGAGTGTCCACTGAAATTCGGCAAACTTGCATTCGCCCCATAGAATCAGGTCGATGCGAGGCTGCGATGGGTTTGGCGCCGCGTAAGTCTCGGTCGAAGTCGCAACGATCCCTTCGTGCGCATGTCCGTTGCGGCTTTTCCCTAATCTCCAGATCGGAGGGTGGGAGTGGTTACTAGGCACGAGCCAATGCATCCTGAGTACTGGATTCGCTGCGCAGCGTCGCTGCGTCAGCCCGCTCGTTGTCGCTCGATTCGCCGAGAAGTTCATCGTACCAACGCGCGAACGCGTCGATCTGCGCTTCCAATCGATACTGCCGTAGTACGCGTTGCCGCCCGGCGGCGCCCATGTCCCGCCTCAGTTCAGCATTACCTGCCAACAGCGCAAGCTTTTCCGCCATCGCGTGAATGTCGCGGCGCGGCGTTACAAACCCTGTCACGCCGTCGCGGACGTTTTCGCTCAATCCATCCGCATCCGAACAGACGACGGGTTTCGCCATGGCTTGGGCTTCGAGCACGCTGTTGCAAAACCCTTCCGAGACGGCGGCGTGCAACAAAACGTCCGCCCAGTCGAGTTCCTGGCGCACCTGCTCGTGCGGCATGCTGCCGACGAGCGTGACGACGCCGACTAACTCCAATTCATGAATCGCGAGATACAACGATTCAAGCGCTTCGCCGTCGCCCACAACTCGAAGTTCGCACGGCACGCCCAGTTTGCGGAGCTCACTTACGGCGAGCAGAGCGTACTCGTGCCCTTTTTTCCAATGCAGTCGCCCCACGCAGAGAATCCGAAACGGACGCTCGGGCGAGAACGTGACATCTCGATCCGGTCGCTCCTCGCCGCTGAAACGCTCGACGTCGATTGCCGGCGGGATCAGGACGTGGGGCATCGACGGCGGGCAGCCGCGGCGTTGGGCTCGACGCCATAGATCCTGGCCCAGACAATGGACGCCTGCCAGCGATTGCCAAGCCTGCTGATAGTACTGCGGATCGTCCAGTCCGGAATAATTGAGGTCAAATCCCCGGAAGCTGACGACCAGTTTCGCGGGCAGCGCGTCGCGCAAATGTGTTCTTCCCAATACGAGCGTACCGAACTCAAAATGGACGATGTCCGGTTGCAGTCGAATGAGGGCGGCGTCTAGGTAGAACGTACTCAAGCAGCGAACGCCGAGCGACTTGGCCGTAAACCGGAAGTAACGCACGGTACCGGACGGGCGCATAACGAAGGTATACAGCAAGGCAAACGGCCACAACAGCGCCGCCAGCCAGCGCGGCTCGTGCGCCCAACTTCTTACGATGCGGCGCCGCAGTGGAGCTTGTTCGGCGAAGTGGGGATAGTTGCGCCACTCGGACTCGTCGCTTCTGCCACAGACGACATATGCGTCGACGCCTTGCCGCAATAGGCCGACGAATTTGTTGACCAGAAACGTCTCCGAGAGTTTCGGAAATGCGGGCATCACCATTGCCACGCGAGGGGGGCGACTCGATCGTTGCGGTGCAGCGAGCTTAGGCGGGCTTGATTTCACGGGGAAGCGTGTGACTTTCCGGCGGCGACTTCCGACAGCATGTTCATCCAGGCGTCGATTTGCCTGGGAAGGGTGAATTCACGCTCGATTCGCAGGCGCGCCGCTGCGCCCATGGAATGGCGCAGCTCGTGGCTTGCCGCCAATTTGCATAGTGCGGCCGCGATAGCGCGCGGATCGCGCGTCGGCGTCACGAAGCCCTCGACGCCGTCGGTGACCGCTTCACGCATGCCGCCGCAATCGGTCGTAACGATCGGGAGCCCGCACGACATCGCCTCCAGAACTGCGTTTGAGATGCCCTCGCTTAGGCTGGAGAGCGCAAATACATCCGCTTGCTGTAAGCGATCGCGCACCTGAGTGGGCGGCAATGCGCCCGAGAACTGGACGTGGTCTTCGATTTCCAGGTCGTGGGCGGAATACACCACGCGATCCCGGTCAGGCCCATCGCCGATGATCTCCAGGCGGGCGTCGATTCCCGATTCACGCAATATTGCTACGGCGTGGACCAAATATTCCAGTCCTTTGTTCCAGATGATCCTGCCCGTGGTGACAATTTTCAAAACGGAACCGTCGACGCGTTTGCAGTGCGCCTGCATAGAAAACTGTGCCGAGTCCACCGCTGGGCGGATGACCCGTGCGATTTGTGGCGGCATCCCGAGCCGTTCGGCGTTTTCCCGAATGTTTTCGGAAACGCAATGCACGCAAGCGGCCCGCTCGAAGATCGACTTTAACGATTCTCGGAACCGGCGGCGCTGAGGATTGAGCGGAGCGATGTTGATCTGCGTTCCGCGGCAGCTCACGATGATCTTCTGTTCCGCGGGGAAATGCCGGATCAAGCCGCCTGCGCTTTCGATCCACGGAAAGTACACCACATCAAATGTGCGGCCGACCAGCGGCAGCGCTCTTAGCAACTCGACTGCCGCCGCCGTACCTACGCCGGAGGCGCCGCGCACCATGCGCGCCGTGGCGGACCAACTCCGGCGGGCGGCCGCGGACGCCACCGCCGCCAGTTTGATTCCCTGCGTAACCTTTCCACCGACCGCATGGGGCGCCCAGATCCAATGCTTGCGCTGGCTCATCTCCGTCGCCCGCGGAGCGCCAGTCGAAGCCAACGTGACTTCCACGCCGCGCGCTTCCAGCCCACTGAATAGCCGATCCAAGAACGTTTCCGGTGGATTGTGGCAGCCGTACACGAGCATGCGAAGTAATGGCTCAGCCATACGACTCCAGCCACATCGACAGTGTGACGAGCATGCACATGGTATATCCGATCGCCCCGTCCGGCCGGCGCGAATTGAAGTCGCTCACCAACGCATCAATGTGGTCGGGGGCCACGTACTCATGCAGTCGCAGGCCACGGCGCTGCAGCCAGTGGGCGACGCCGGCGCGGCCTGCCGCGCCGCTGAATTGCACTTCCCAATTGCGCTGCGTCACTTGCTTACGCGTGGCTACCGCCGCCGCTTTGTTCCAGGCTCGCTTCACGAGCCGGAACGCGTCCGGACGTTTATAGTCGAACAAGTTGCGGCCGTGCTGCTGCCAGGTAACGCCGGCCAGGTCCGGCGCGCAACGCTTCAGATAGTCCACCTGCAGCCGGCGATTCGCGACAAATTGCGTTGGCACGGTGCAAAACAAATCGGCCAAGCGCGTGTCATAAAACGGCGTGCGCGGAAATGCACCGGCATGGTACGCCCGCAGACTTGCTGTCGTCCAACGGAACGACCATTGATCCGTCTTGAACGCCTTGACGCGAAATTCCGAGTCTTCGATGTGGGGCAGCCGGCAAAATTCGTCGCGGACAAATTGGCGCAGCATTTCCGATCGATCTGACTCGGGAACTTGCGCTATGGCAACGTGCTTCATCAGCCAGGCGGATCCGCGCTTCTTGATCTTGTCGTGAGCGAACTTGGCGAGCTCGTCGTCGTTAGGCGCCGCCAGCTTTTCCGCAACGCCCATGTCATCTAGCCAGACGTCGCCCCAATGCGCCGCCATCACGAATTCCGCGTGTGCAGAGATCGCATCCGTCACCGCGGCCTGGCGGCATTGCGTGACGTCCTGAAAGCCCTCGACTCCTGCCAGCACCTGACGCCACTGCTCGAACAGATAGGGACGAATCGTGAGCGAATCGCACGGCAGGTCCCGGCAGGCGGCGACCTGACGACCGATGGTCGACTCGATCGAGCTATCGGAGTATCCGTAGGTATAGCACCACAGGTTCTTGCGCCAGGGCTGATCGCGAACCAAGGCGACTGTGGAGCGTGAATCCAATCCGCCCGAAATCGGGATTGCCGTGCGGCCGCGCTCATAGCGTTCTTCGACCGCCTGATCGAAGCATTGCGCAAAGGCGTCGACGGTCTCGGCGTACGTTCGACGCTGATCCGGCGCGTAACTCCAATTCCAATAGCGCTGCTCGGACTTGTAGCACAACTGCGCGTCGAATACATAGTGCGACGCGGGGCGCATGATCCGTACGTCTTCGCGATAGGTACGTTCGCCAGGAAAGAAGCCGAATCCGAGAAACCCTACGATCCCTTGCCAATCGAGGTCGCTTCCTGAACCGGCGGCCAGATCACTGAACCGCGTGCCGATCAGCGGCTGCCCCGCGCGGCGCCCCCAATAGGCGTGCAATGTGCCAAAGCGATCGGTCCACGCATGCCATTCGCCGCTGCGTTCCTGCCGCGCCAGCACGAGGAACGAGCCATTCAGTTCGGCCACGTTCAACGGCGGCCAACCGAGCTCATCTTGCGCCGTCGATGCGGACAGTGCGTCGGCCAGCGAACGATACTGGCCGAACAACTCGCCGAACAGCCAATACGTCCAGCCATCTCGTTGGACCTGCTCCACCAAGTCGGCGCCGTCGCGCGACCAGGTGCGCAGACTCACGTCGCCCAGCATTGTTTGGACAGCCCGATGCTCGTTGCCTGCGAGCGCCGGCGGAGCGAACGCTCGCTGCGACAAGAGGAAGTCGCAAACCATCATACGCGCTCACCGAGCAGGCTGTGGTAGATAGCCTCGTGCCGCGCCACTTCGACGCCCAGATGGTAGTGCTCTTCCACGCGGCGGCGCGCGTTGCTCCCCAACGTAGCGCGAAGCGCCGGATCCGCGACGACGGAATCCAAAGCGTGGGCAAATCTCTCGGCATCACCGGCAGGCGTCAACAATCCATTGACGCCCGATTCGATCACGTCGCGCGAACCAGGCACATCGGTGGCGACGCACGGCAGTCCGCAAGCCATGGCCTCGAGCAGCG
Protein-coding regions in this window:
- a CDS encoding glycosyltransferase family 2 protein, which gives rise to MTSDAAAELDARSAGGTPAPEDDIALASLLPFVTVAMPVRNESGFIHRSLGAVLAQDYPPDRYEIILADGLSTDDTRELALACAAGRNVRIVDNPARIAPTGMNAAIRAARGEIIVRVDGHCEIASDYVRTCVELLSTRECAGVGGPVETVGNTWVARAIAAAVSSPFGVGGNSFRTVKDREIWAGTIPFPAYPRTLFEQVGLFDEEMIRSQDAEFNARVREYGGRLLLSPAVRSTYYSRGTLRKLARQYYQYGYWKVRVLQKHPRQMAFRQLIAAGFVAWLAALAVASTFSQTARWALAGTIALYAAASIAASLVTASRNRWLDLPLLPLIFAILHITWGAGFLHGLW
- a CDS encoding glycosyltransferase family 4 protein, coding for MNELLIVGNHLGATGASRAVGEDLAERLRQRGVRVHTASGAPNKAVRLYEMLHATWSRRRQYEVAVVDVFSGQAFRFAEAVCALLRRLRKPYVLALRGGDLPRFAARHPRRVARILTGAAAVTSPSSYLRCELASLRPDILEIPNPIDCARYPFQQRNAPAPNLIWLRAFAGIYNPMLAPRVLAKVLELYPDCQLTMVGMDKGDGTLAATHAEIARLGVEKQCRILPKVAKQEVPQALASGDIFLNTANVDNTPVSVLEAMACGLCVISTNVGGLPHLLEHGQDSMLVPPDDAIAMADAVTAVLSSPELATRISEQGRRKAESCDWSRVLDRWMELLDACIARSRA
- a CDS encoding O-antigen ligase family protein, with protein sequence MSSWGNTLDAGSQTGQFAPPMVRGASAAPVAAAFDLQRYLLLVGLHVLLGLMCKQSSAISTIYAWGTLLVGVNWARTQRQPEKIAAFAAYIMGAEVLWRMTKAFAFWEFGKYAVVLILLLGCQRWRPVRPTLVSTWYFLLLLPSCIFTWTASDFTFARKQTSFNLSGPLSLAVCAAFCSRLRLDAAALHRIARAAILPIFSVSTVVVFGIATAKELTFGTESNPLMAGGFGANQVTAVFSVGIILTALTALLLSDARNHLQRTFWLVAAVLFSAQSALTFSRSGLYMSGLSVLAAVISTAKSARLRNAYVLTGIVLYVVGTFVVFPLLNSFTGGALEARFSDTNVTGRDMLMKSDLDVFQRHPFLGVGPGMAIANRGITFQAIAAHSEITRTLAEHGILGLGALIILCTGIWRRIASMRDVKMRGLFIATASFGLLCMLSNAMRIVAPAFMIGLIFAAERPVERTAHRR
- a CDS encoding glycosyltransferase, translated to MRLLIVSHTEHFRTADGIVGFAPTLREIDHLAALFDEVVHIATLRDAAAPRVAAPYRAENIHLRLLPAAGGRTLFAKLGYLFLLPRYVWTLVVELRRADAVHVRCPAFVSLLALLCLCMSKRPQRRWLKYAGNWAPGAGEPISYRLQRWLLRNGWAGGGVTVNGEWPELPSHVRTFLNPCLTVEELTEGRAAAQHKSLTGTIHVLFVGRLEEEKGALRCIEIAEALRARGQAVQLDLVGDGPSRGACEALIAACGRTREYRLHGLLPRAALNSLYSAAHLMLLPSFSEGWPKVLSEGMAHGVVPIAAAVGSIPGELRRLNCGTAVEGRRVDAYVDALNAYFRDPERWRRESLAAQRSAEQFGYLAHVNKVAEVLQMSHVACAS
- a CDS encoding glycosyltransferase family 4 protein, with the protein product MTRILICSTEFPPGPGGIGTHAWQLARHLTRLDWTVRVVTCQDYVSDAEIDDWNSAQPFEVIRLPSGQRFVQALWSRTDILRRQLAEFSPDLIVASGLKSLWLVAAQMGLDIPWVAIGHGSEFNLPRGWKRWLTRRALSSTQRVVCVSEFTRELALQLGVARDATEVILNGADDEAYFVTPPAEGDACRRQLGADVEQLLLTVGHVSLRKAQDLVIRAMPRVLTQFPNAHYGLAGIPTLRPQLQELAKSLGVEEHVYFLGRLSAAQLRAWFNACDVFVLTSRNTASGDCEGFGIVAIEAALCGKPAVVSRGSGLAEAVVDGETGFTVPQEDPDATADAIIRLLADRELRNAAGKAALDRARREFTWSSRVAQYDRLFRDVAPVSREVHNRSPIDQQAVNK